In one Lachnospiraceae bacterium GAM79 genomic region, the following are encoded:
- the yfbR gene encoding 5'-deoxynucleotidase gives MEYNFFAMISRMKYIDRWALMRNTREENLCEHSLEVSIIAHALAVIGNTYYEKDLNAERAALIGLYHDASEIITGDMPTPVKYYNDDIKESFKMIEKTACYKLLNKLPDEMKPQYEPLFFRQSGDEYIWKLVKAADKLSALIKCMEETSVGNPEFSSAYESTKAAVDKLAADLPEVTHFLSDFLPAYGKNLDQLQF, from the coding sequence ATGGAATATAATTTTTTTGCTATGATTTCGAGAATGAAATACATCGACCGCTGGGCGTTGATGCGGAATACAAGGGAAGAAAATCTGTGTGAACACAGTCTGGAAGTCAGTATTATCGCTCATGCCCTTGCCGTGATCGGCAATACTTACTACGAAAAGGATCTGAATGCGGAACGGGCTGCTCTGATCGGGCTATACCATGACGCTTCAGAGATCATAACCGGTGATATGCCGACTCCGGTCAAGTATTATAATGATGACATCAAGGAATCATTTAAAATGATCGAGAAAACAGCCTGCTATAAGCTGTTAAACAAACTGCCGGATGAGATGAAGCCACAGTATGAACCGCTCTTCTTTCGTCAGTCCGGGGATGAATATATCTGGAAGCTTGTAAAGGCTGCGGATAAGCTGTCCGCTCTTATCAAATGTATGGAAGAAACTTCTGTCGGCAATCCGGAATTTTCCAGTGCCTACGAATCCACAAAGGCTGCTGTCGACAAGCTTGCTGCCGACCTTCCGGAAGTTACCCATTTCCTGTCCGACTTCCTCCCTGCCTACGGCAAAAACCTCGACCAACTTCAATTTTAA
- the murB gene encoding UDP-N-acetylmuramate dehydrogenase yields the protein MASFYERAAAITGENRIKTKEPLNRYTTFRIGGEADFMAEPEKPEQIAELVDLCKEENVPFFIMGNGSNLLVSDNGYRGMIIHIADGMSKIMVDGTRITAQAGASLIKAAVTAKQHELTGMEFASGIPGSVGGAVYMNAGAYGGEMKHIISSVKVLDQNGQIYDISGSDMEFGYRHSKAEKDGLVVLEAEFELQTGDAAQIDAEMKRLAESRISKQPLEYPSAGSTFKRPEGYFAGKLIMDAGLRGYTVGGAQVSEKHCGFVVNKGGATAADVMQLVNDVKKMVKDSSGVDLELEIKTLGAF from the coding sequence ATGGCATCGTTTTATGAGAGAGCAGCAGCGATCACAGGAGAAAACAGAATAAAAACAAAAGAGCCTTTGAACCGATATACAACTTTTCGGATAGGCGGGGAAGCAGATTTTATGGCAGAACCGGAAAAACCGGAACAGATCGCAGAGCTTGTAGATCTGTGTAAAGAAGAAAACGTTCCATTTTTTATTATGGGAAATGGAAGTAACTTACTGGTATCAGATAACGGCTATCGTGGAATGATCATTCATATAGCAGATGGAATGTCTAAAATCATGGTAGATGGAACAAGGATCACTGCACAGGCCGGTGCATCCCTGATCAAAGCAGCAGTAACGGCAAAACAGCATGAACTGACCGGAATGGAATTCGCATCAGGAATACCGGGAAGTGTTGGAGGTGCTGTTTATATGAATGCCGGAGCATATGGAGGAGAGATGAAGCATATTATTTCATCCGTAAAAGTGCTGGATCAAAACGGACAGATTTATGATATTTCAGGTTCGGATATGGAATTTGGTTATCGCCACAGTAAGGCTGAGAAGGATGGTCTGGTCGTATTGGAAGCTGAATTTGAGCTTCAGACAGGAGATGCAGCTCAGATAGATGCAGAGATGAAGCGACTGGCAGAATCCAGAATTTCAAAGCAGCCACTTGAATATCCGTCGGCAGGTTCGACCTTTAAGAGACCGGAGGGATATTTTGCAGGGAAACTGATCATGGATGCAGGACTTCGCGGTTATACTGTAGGAGGAGCCCAGGTATCAGAGAAACATTGTGGTTTTGTGGTGAACAAAGGCGGCGCAACAGCGGCTGATGTCATGCAGTTGGTAAACGATGTAAAGAAAATGGTAAAAGACAGCTCCGGTGTGGATCTGGAGCTTGAGATAAAGACACTGGGGGCATTCTAG
- a CDS encoding ROK family glucokinase, with the protein MANYVFGVDIGGTTVKIGLFTIQGEMVEKWEITTRTDEGGKYILNDIAASVEDKLAEKKIEKSDVAGVGMGVPGPVKADGTVIKCVNLGWGIFNVEEELSKLLDLPVKAGNDANMAALGEMWQGGGKGHKDIVMVTLGTGVGGGIILNGKMLAGTNGAGGEIGHICVNDDETEVCGCGNKGCLEQYTSATGIVRMAKIILNTTDKPSKLRQIQYISAKEIFDAAKEGDEVAATLVENHGKVLGKALAQIACVVDPEIFVIGGGVSRAGDILINTTAKYFAQYAFHACRQTKFALATLGNDAGMYGGACSILNQ; encoded by the coding sequence ATGGCAAACTATGTATTTGGAGTAGACATCGGAGGAACAACTGTAAAGATCGGTCTGTTTACAATACAGGGCGAGATGGTTGAGAAATGGGAGATCACAACAAGAACAGATGAAGGTGGAAAGTATATTTTAAACGATATCGCAGCATCTGTTGAAGATAAACTGGCAGAGAAGAAGATCGAGAAGTCTGATGTGGCAGGTGTTGGAATGGGTGTTCCGGGTCCTGTAAAGGCAGATGGAACTGTTATCAAATGTGTAAATCTTGGATGGGGAATCTTCAATGTAGAAGAAGAACTCAGTAAATTATTAGACCTTCCTGTGAAAGCCGGAAATGATGCGAACATGGCAGCCCTCGGCGAGATGTGGCAGGGTGGCGGAAAAGGCCACAAGGATATCGTCATGGTAACACTCGGAACCGGTGTCGGCGGTGGTATTATTTTAAATGGAAAGATGCTCGCAGGAACCAACGGTGCAGGCGGGGAGATTGGACATATCTGTGTAAATGATGACGAGACAGAAGTCTGCGGATGCGGCAACAAGGGCTGTCTTGAGCAGTACACATCAGCAACCGGTATCGTTCGTATGGCAAAGATCATTTTAAATACAACAGACAAGCCATCCAAGCTTCGTCAGATTCAGTATATCTCAGCGAAAGAGATATTTGACGCAGCAAAAGAAGGTGATGAAGTTGCGGCAACACTGGTAGAGAACCATGGAAAGGTTCTTGGAAAAGCACTTGCACAGATTGCCTGTGTAGTAGATCCTGAGATCTTCGTGATCGGTGGCGGTGTATCCAGAGCAGGAGATATACTTATCAATACAACCGCTAAATATTTTGCACAGTATGCTTTCCATGCATGCAGACAGACCAAGTTCGCACTTGCTACACTTGGTAATGATGCAGGTATGTATGGTGGCGCATGCAGTATACTGAACCAGTAA
- the rapZ gene encoding RNase adapter RapZ: MRFVIVTGMSGAGKTTAMKTLEDAGYFCVDNLPIQLIKRFAEIAYDEQIQVDNVAISVDIRSGRALSQLNACLNDMKENGYQYEILFMECSDEKLVKRFKETRRNHPLSAKNGRIIDGIKKERELISFIKDEADYIIDTTNLLVREFKSELDKIFVQNMEYGNFIITIMSFGFKYGIPRDSDIVQDVRFLPNPYYDEELRPLTGNDKVIQDYVMNCEEGPEFLDKFIDLVQFLIPNYIKEGKNQLVISIGCTGGKHRSVTIANEVYNRLQKSTYTVRIYHRDIGKDAVVKKL; the protein is encoded by the coding sequence ATGAGATTTGTAATTGTAACAGGAATGAGCGGTGCAGGAAAAACAACAGCGATGAAAACGCTGGAAGATGCAGGATATTTCTGCGTAGATAATCTTCCAATCCAGCTTATCAAACGTTTTGCGGAAATTGCATACGATGAACAGATTCAGGTAGATAATGTGGCGATCAGTGTGGACATTCGAAGCGGAAGAGCGTTAAGCCAGTTGAATGCCTGTCTGAATGATATGAAAGAAAATGGGTATCAGTATGAGATCCTCTTTATGGAGTGCTCAGATGAGAAACTGGTAAAACGATTTAAAGAAACAAGAAGAAATCATCCGTTATCTGCTAAGAATGGAAGAATTATAGATGGTATAAAAAAAGAAAGAGAATTGATCAGCTTTATCAAGGATGAAGCGGATTATATTATAGATACAACGAATCTTCTGGTAAGGGAATTTAAATCTGAACTGGATAAAATATTTGTCCAGAATATGGAATATGGGAATTTTATCATTACCATCATGTCATTTGGATTCAAATACGGAATCCCGAGAGACTCCGATATTGTGCAGGATGTGAGATTCCTGCCGAATCCTTATTATGATGAAGAGCTACGTCCGCTTACCGGAAATGATAAAGTGATTCAGGATTATGTCATGAACTGTGAGGAAGGACCGGAATTTCTGGACAAATTCATTGATCTGGTGCAATTTCTGATTCCCAATTATATTAAAGAGGGAAAAAATCAGCTTGTTATCTCGATCGGATGCACCGGTGGCAAACATCGTTCCGTAACGATTGCGAATGAAGTATATAATCGCCTGCAGAAATCCACATACACTGTGAGAATATATCACCGTGATATCGGAAAAGATGCAGTTGTAAAGAAATTATAG
- the whiA gene encoding DNA-binding protein WhiA produces MSFSSEVKAELAKNISNARHCRIAELSGMMSMVADVWYRNGSLFKLCITTERSIIAKTMASLIKVLFDIRMECSVKRTGSNSRIYRMVLDRPDEIERMLQTLKLSPDFRISQKGVTKVSCQDMTVNRMVVQQQCCKRAFIKGVFMTSGSVSDPKKGYHLEIVCDNEDRAGMIEKIMAELDIESRIIARKKYSVCYIKDGTMIVDVLNIMGAHISLMNMENVRILKDISNNVNRRVNCEAANLNKTVSAAVRQIQDINYVIETRGITYLPDNLRELAELRLEEPDASLKELGEMMNPPIGKSGVNHRLRKISEIADDLRQKSYV; encoded by the coding sequence ATGTCCTTTTCCTCGGAAGTAAAAGCAGAGCTTGCCAAGAATATCAGCAACGCAAGACATTGCAGAATAGCGGAACTTTCAGGAATGATGTCCATGGTGGCAGATGTGTGGTACAGAAATGGTTCACTCTTTAAATTATGTATAACAACAGAACGAAGTATTATAGCAAAGACAATGGCATCACTGATAAAGGTGTTGTTTGACATCCGTATGGAATGTTCGGTGAAAAGAACAGGTAGTAACAGCCGAATCTATCGAATGGTACTGGATCGGCCGGACGAGATCGAACGGATGCTGCAGACTTTGAAGCTTTCCCCGGATTTTAGGATTTCACAGAAGGGTGTGACAAAAGTAAGCTGTCAGGATATGACAGTGAATCGAATGGTAGTACAGCAACAGTGCTGTAAGCGGGCATTTATCAAAGGTGTATTTATGACATCGGGGTCCGTCAGTGATCCTAAAAAAGGATATCATCTGGAGATTGTCTGTGATAATGAAGACCGGGCGGGAATGATTGAGAAGATTATGGCGGAGCTTGATATCGAGAGTCGTATTATTGCCAGAAAAAAATACAGTGTCTGTTATATAAAAGATGGAACCATGATCGTTGATGTGTTAAATATCATGGGCGCTCACATTTCTCTGATGAATATGGAGAATGTGAGAATATTGAAGGATATCAGTAATAATGTTAATCGCAGGGTAAACTGTGAAGCCGCGAATCTGAACAAAACAGTCAGTGCTGCGGTCCGTCAGATTCAGGATATAAATTATGTGATAGAGACAAGAGGTATCACATATCTCCCGGATAATCTGAGAGAACTGGCGGAACTTCGTCTGGAAGAACCGGATGCATCCCTGAAAGAATTAGGTGAGATGATGAATCCCCCCATTGGAAAATCGGGAGTCAATCATAGATTAAGAAAAATAAGTGAAATAGCAGATGACCTAAGACAAAAGTCGTATGTGTAG
- the ftsH gene encoding ATP-dependent zinc metalloprotease FtsH has product MDNNLPENSNNNNNSNNNNNNGNKGKNNRSIIVILVISILLTFLFWRVFDRVSSGREEEVTYGQFIEMLDKGEVGSVKIYGSKIVFENNADDKLISKTKYTATRISDDSLAEKLRQAKTKYGTEYEGVDESGSAMVGTIISYIVMIVAFYLLLSMIMKRSGGVGRANAKIYVEKKTGVTFADVAGEEEAKESLTEMVDFLHNPKKYLDIGAKLPKGALLVGPPGTGKTLLAKAVAGEANVPFFSMSGSSFVEMYVGVGASRVRDLFKQATQMAPCIIFIDEIDAIGRSRDSRHGGDSEREQTLNQLLAEMDGFDTSKGIVILAATNRPEVLDKALLRPGRFDRRVIVEKPDLKGRIDTLKVHSKNVKMDETVDLHELALATSGAVGADLANIINEGALAAVRDGRSLVSQQDLIGAVEVVFAGKEKKDRLLSKEEKQIVAYHEVGHALLAAIQKHTEPIQRITIVPRTMGSLGYVWQVPEEEKYLGSKKELEAELITLLGGRAAEELKFDSVTTGASNDIEKATKTARAMITMYGMSDKFGMVQLESIEGQYLDRNLALQCSDETATKIDKEIRDMLRDSYNKAKRLLSAHMAALDSIASFLIEHETITGKEFMSILAQVEPQR; this is encoded by the coding sequence TTGGACAATAATTTACCGGAAAACAGTAACAATAATAACAACAGCAATAATAACAATAATAATGGAAATAAAGGGAAAAACAACCGCTCGATCATTGTGATCCTGGTTATTTCCATTTTACTGACATTTTTATTCTGGCGCGTATTTGACCGGGTGTCATCCGGCAGAGAAGAGGAAGTCACATATGGTCAGTTTATCGAGATGTTGGATAAGGGCGAGGTTGGTTCTGTAAAGATCTACGGAAGCAAGATCGTATTTGAAAATAATGCTGATGATAAGCTGATCAGTAAGACCAAATATACAGCAACCAGAATATCGGATGACAGTCTGGCAGAGAAGCTTCGTCAGGCAAAGACCAAATATGGAACAGAATATGAAGGTGTAGATGAGAGTGGAAGTGCTATGGTTGGTACGATCATTTCTTATATCGTGATGATCGTTGCATTCTATCTGCTGTTGTCGATGATCATGAAACGAAGCGGCGGCGTAGGCAGAGCCAATGCGAAGATCTACGTTGAGAAGAAGACGGGCGTTACCTTTGCGGATGTAGCCGGTGAGGAAGAAGCAAAAGAGTCTCTGACAGAGATGGTTGATTTCCTTCACAATCCAAAGAAATATCTGGATATCGGTGCGAAGCTGCCGAAGGGTGCGCTGCTTGTCGGCCCTCCGGGAACCGGTAAGACCCTGCTTGCAAAAGCTGTGGCAGGTGAAGCAAATGTACCATTCTTCTCTATGTCCGGTTCCAGCTTTGTAGAGATGTATGTCGGTGTGGGTGCTTCCCGTGTCAGAGATCTGTTCAAACAGGCGACACAGATGGCACCATGTATTATATTTATCGATGAGATCGATGCGATCGGAAGAAGCAGAGATTCCAGACATGGCGGAGATTCCGAACGGGAGCAGACCTTGAATCAGCTTCTTGCGGAGATGGATGGCTTTGATACATCAAAGGGTATTGTAATTCTTGCAGCAACGAATCGCCCGGAGGTACTTGATAAGGCACTTCTTCGTCCGGGTCGATTTGACCGCAGAGTTATCGTAGAGAAGCCGGATCTGAAGGGAAGAATCGATACACTGAAGGTTCATTCCAAGAATGTCAAGATGGATGAAACCGTTGATCTTCATGAACTGGCACTTGCAACTTCAGGTGCAGTTGGTGCGGATCTTGCAAATATCATAAATGAGGGAGCACTGGCAGCCGTTCGTGATGGCAGAAGCCTGGTTTCTCAACAGGATCTGATCGGCGCGGTAGAGGTTGTATTTGCCGGCAAAGAGAAAAAGGATCGTCTGCTCAGTAAAGAAGAAAAACAGATCGTTGCTTATCATGAAGTCGGACATGCATTACTTGCTGCAATTCAGAAACACACTGAGCCAATCCAGAGGATTACAATCGTTCCAAGAACAATGGGATCTCTGGGTTATGTATGGCAGGTTCCGGAAGAAGAAAAATATCTGGGATCCAAGAAAGAGCTGGAAGCAGAGCTTATAACCCTGCTTGGCGGACGTGCAGCGGAAGAATTGAAATTCGACTCGGTGACAACAGGAGCATCAAATGATATCGAGAAGGCGACCAAGACAGCCAGAGCCATGATAACCATGTATGGTATGTCAGACAAATTCGGTATGGTGCAGCTTGAATCGATAGAAGGGCAGTATCTGGACAGAAATCTTGCCCTTCAGTGTTCGGATGAGACCGCTACCAAGATCGATAAAGAGATCCGTGATATGCTGCGAGATTCCTATAATAAAGCAAAAAGACTTTTGTCTGCTCATATGGCAGCCCTGGATTCCATCGCCAGCTTCCTTATAGAACATGAAACGATCACCGGCAAAGAATTCATGTCGATTCTTGCTCAGGTGGAACCACAGAGATAG
- the uvrC gene encoding excinuclease ABC subunit UvrC: MFNFEEELKKLPHTPGVYLMHNKTDEIIYVGKAIDLYNRVHQYFQAGYKRSPKIEKMVSHIAWFEYIICESEIEALVLECNLIKEHRPHYNTMLTDDKSYPYIKITVNEDFPRILFSHQMHRDHARYFGPYTNAGAVKDTIDLLKKLYHLRSCNKKLPQETGLDRPCLYYHIGQCKAPCQGYISKEDYGRQVEQAIHFLTGHHRQTVKELEEKMKQLAADMEFEQAAEVRDLIESIKHIASKQRVDNTTTDDRDVIAMAANNMNEGVISVFFIRNGKMIGREHFHMTGVQSESYGDIMAAFLKQYYASTPFLPKEIILEHEVNEQELIEQYLSERRGNLVHILTPQKGDKAKLLKLARDNAFLVLTQDTEKLKREQARTEGAAKELAELIGVPSAKRLEAFDISHISGYHSVASMVVFENGKARPNEYRKFKLRTIDGPDDYASMREVLTRRFTDERFKVYPDILMMDGGKGQVNIALEVLNELHLNIPVCGMVKDDYHRTRGLYFNNKEVEFPKNTQAFDMVTRLQDEAHRFAIEYHRSLRSKSQVHSILEDIPGIGPARRKDLMGYFKDIAKIREASVDELMQVSSMNRNAAEMVYEFFHKE, translated from the coding sequence ATGTTTAATTTTGAAGAAGAATTAAAAAAACTGCCTCATACACCGGGTGTCTATCTGATGCATAATAAGACCGATGAAATCATCTATGTCGGCAAAGCCATTGATCTGTATAACCGGGTACACCAGTATTTTCAGGCAGGATATAAACGCTCACCTAAAATCGAAAAAATGGTCAGCCACATCGCGTGGTTTGAATATATCATCTGCGAATCCGAAATTGAAGCGCTGGTGCTGGAATGCAACCTGATCAAGGAACACCGTCCGCACTATAATACCATGCTTACGGATGACAAAAGCTACCCATACATCAAGATCACAGTCAACGAGGATTTTCCTCGTATTCTGTTCTCGCATCAGATGCACCGGGATCATGCCAGATATTTTGGTCCTTATACTAATGCAGGTGCCGTCAAGGATACCATTGATCTGTTAAAGAAGCTGTATCATCTGCGTAGCTGCAACAAAAAGCTACCGCAGGAAACAGGGTTGGATCGTCCATGTCTGTATTACCACATTGGGCAATGCAAGGCTCCCTGTCAGGGTTACATCTCAAAAGAGGACTACGGCAGGCAGGTGGAACAGGCAATTCATTTTCTGACCGGACATCACCGGCAGACGGTAAAGGAGCTGGAAGAAAAGATGAAACAGCTTGCAGCCGACATGGAATTTGAACAGGCGGCAGAGGTTCGTGATCTGATCGAAAGCATTAAACATATCGCATCAAAACAGCGTGTTGACAACACAACAACCGATGACCGTGACGTGATCGCAATGGCTGCCAACAACATGAACGAGGGCGTTATCTCTGTCTTCTTCATCCGTAACGGCAAGATGATCGGCAGAGAGCATTTCCATATGACCGGTGTGCAGTCGGAATCTTATGGAGATATTATGGCTGCATTTTTAAAGCAGTATTACGCTTCTACTCCATTTCTCCCTAAGGAGATCATTCTGGAGCATGAAGTAAATGAGCAGGAGCTGATCGAACAATACTTAAGCGAGCGGCGGGGGAATCTTGTGCACATCCTCACCCCTCAAAAAGGTGACAAAGCCAAGCTGTTAAAGCTTGCGCGCGACAATGCCTTTCTTGTTCTGACACAGGATACAGAAAAGCTGAAACGGGAGCAGGCACGAACAGAAGGCGCAGCAAAGGAACTGGCGGAGCTGATCGGAGTTCCGTCGGCCAAACGGCTGGAAGCCTTCGATATCTCGCACATCAGCGGCTACCATTCGGTTGCTTCAATGGTGGTCTTTGAAAATGGAAAAGCCAGGCCAAATGAATACCGCAAATTCAAATTAAGAACGATCGACGGACCGGATGACTACGCCAGTATGCGTGAAGTTCTGACAAGACGATTTACCGATGAACGTTTTAAGGTCTATCCTGACATCCTTATGATGGATGGTGGTAAGGGACAGGTCAACATTGCTCTGGAGGTTCTTAACGAGCTGCATCTGAACATTCCGGTCTGCGGCATGGTAAAGGATGACTACCACAGAACCAGAGGTCTGTATTTTAACAATAAAGAAGTGGAATTTCCGAAAAATACTCAGGCATTTGACATGGTCACCCGTTTGCAGGATGAAGCCCACCGTTTTGCCATCGAATATCACAGAAGCCTCAGAAGCAAATCTCAGGTACATTCGATCCTTGAGGATATACCGGGCATCGGCCCTGCCAGACGAAAGGATCTGATGGGCTATTTCAAGGATATCGCAAAGATCCGGGAGGCATCCGTCGATGAACTGATGCAGGTGTCATCCATGAACCGGAACGCCGCCGAAATGGTGTACGAATTTTTCCACAAGGAATAA
- the hprK gene encoding HPr(Ser) kinase/phosphatase: protein MVYSITVSKLIEKMNLKNYTPEIDTDKVLIQDPGMNRPAVQFGGFFEHFDAGRIQICGNVEHAYIAAIHTEEENIKIINEFFSYKPPCLIFCRDLEPYEFIIEAGKKHGVPVLTSSAVTSAFVHEVDRWLHVELAPRISVHAVLVDVYGEGVLIMGESGIGKSEAALELIKRGHRLVADDVVEIKKVSDATLVGRAPDITRHFIELRGIGIIDVKSLFGVECVKLDQNIDLVINLEEWSKDTEYDRLGLEDQYTEFLGNKVVSHNIPIRPGRNIAIIVESAAVNHRQKKMGYNAAQELYNRVTQNIMKGNANKEEQ from the coding sequence ATGGTTTACAGTATAACAGTATCCAAACTCATAGAGAAAATGAATCTGAAGAATTATACACCGGAGATCGATACCGATAAGGTGCTGATCCAGGATCCGGGTATGAACCGCCCGGCGGTACAGTTTGGAGGATTCTTTGAACATTTCGATGCAGGACGTATCCAGATATGCGGAAATGTAGAACATGCCTATATCGCAGCAATACATACAGAGGAAGAAAATATCAAGATCATAAATGAATTTTTTTCGTATAAACCGCCATGTCTGATATTCTGCCGGGATCTCGAACCGTATGAATTTATTATAGAAGCAGGAAAGAAGCATGGAGTGCCTGTCCTTACATCCAGTGCAGTTACATCTGCATTTGTACATGAGGTAGACCGTTGGCTCCATGTAGAATTGGCACCAAGAATATCCGTACATGCCGTACTGGTCGATGTATACGGCGAAGGTGTTCTGATCATGGGCGAGAGTGGCATCGGTAAATCAGAGGCTGCTCTGGAACTGATCAAGAGAGGGCACCGTCTGGTTGCGGATGATGTGGTAGAGATCAAGAAGGTCAGTGATGCTACTCTGGTTGGACGTGCACCGGATATCACCAGACACTTTATCGAGCTTCGTGGTATCGGAATCATTGACGTAAAATCCCTGTTTGGTGTAGAATGTGTAAAGCTGGATCAGAATATCGATCTGGTTATCAATCTGGAAGAGTGGAGCAAGGATACGGAGTATGACCGTTTGGGTCTGGAAGACCAGTATACGGAATTCCTTGGAAATAAAGTCGTAAGTCATAACATCCCGATCCGTCCGGGTAGAAATATCGCGATTATTGTTGAATCTGCCGCGGTTAACCACAGACAGAAGAAGATGGGATATAATGCAGCACAGGAATTATATAACAGAGTGACGCAGAATATCATGAAGGGCAATGCAAATAAGGAGGAGCAGTAG